The Teredinibacter sp. KSP-S5-2 genome includes a window with the following:
- a CDS encoding aromatic ring-hydroxylating oxygenase subunit alpha, with translation MTALNTQPRKGLFYVSPEVYTDNRIYQDEVNRIYKGESWNYLGLECEIKNPGDFVQTFIGDIPVVVVRNKEQQVSAFVNRCTHRGAKVCSKRKGNTKAFVCPYHDWSFNLDGELRGVPYKNGVDGKGGMSEAFDMKSHNLTPVRIATRNGVIFGTFSPSTPSLTEYFGPKITKYFDRVCDGRPLKIVGKMRHVVNANWKLQIENVKDPVHAAILHSFFTTFGIWRSDQDTNVIIDDSGKHSVLVSCATFSKTEKKTTKQSDFSLEDTRLIDHQREFEGGTGAVMTIWPNLIFLQQLNCLVMRHVKPEGPNRSIQTWTFFGYEDEPEALTERRLNQANLLGPSGLVTIDDNEVLAITQEHAANSPEIPMVYEFGQGDTDADYMVTEAAIRAFYNAYFSEIGDKVRWMNDC, from the coding sequence GTGACTGCCTTGAATACACAACCCCGAAAGGGGTTGTTCTACGTTTCGCCAGAAGTTTACACCGATAACCGCATATATCAGGATGAGGTTAATCGCATATATAAAGGTGAGTCCTGGAATTATCTCGGCTTGGAATGTGAGATTAAAAATCCAGGAGATTTTGTTCAAACTTTTATTGGTGATATTCCTGTTGTGGTGGTGCGCAATAAAGAACAGCAAGTTAGTGCATTTGTGAATCGTTGTACGCATCGAGGCGCTAAGGTTTGTTCCAAACGCAAAGGCAATACTAAAGCATTTGTTTGTCCTTACCATGACTGGTCATTTAATCTCGACGGCGAGTTACGGGGCGTGCCCTACAAAAATGGCGTGGATGGTAAGGGCGGTATGTCTGAAGCGTTTGATATGAAAAGCCATAATTTGACACCGGTTCGTATCGCGACACGTAACGGTGTGATTTTCGGTACCTTTTCTCCCTCGACACCTTCACTGACAGAATACTTTGGCCCAAAAATTACCAAATATTTTGATCGGGTGTGCGACGGGCGGCCATTAAAAATAGTTGGCAAGATGCGACACGTCGTGAACGCTAATTGGAAGCTGCAAATCGAAAATGTAAAAGATCCCGTTCACGCGGCCATCCTGCATTCATTTTTTACCACCTTCGGTATTTGGCGGTCGGATCAGGATACCAATGTCATTATTGACGATTCTGGTAAGCACAGCGTGTTGGTGTCTTGTGCAACGTTTAGCAAAACTGAGAAAAAAACCACGAAACAGAGCGATTTTAGCCTGGAAGACACACGGCTTATTGATCATCAGCGCGAGTTTGAAGGTGGTACAGGGGCAGTCATGACTATCTGGCCGAACCTGATTTTTCTACAACAGTTAAATTGTCTGGTGATGCGCCACGTTAAACCGGAAGGGCCAAATCGTAGTATTCAAACCTGGACATTTTTTGGTTATGAAGATGAACCAGAAGCGTTAACTGAACGCCGTCTAAATCAAGCGAACTTATTGGGGCCTTCGGGGTTGGTCACCATTGATGATAATGAAGTTCTGGCAATTACGCAGGAACATGCTGCCAACTCGCCCGAAATTCCGATGGTTTACGAATTTGGCCAAGGTGATACCGACGCAGACTATATGGTAACAGAGGCGGCTATTCGTGCTTTCTATAACGCGTATTTTTCCGAAATTGGGGACAAGGTTAGATGGATGAACGATTGCTAA
- a CDS encoding aromatic-ring-hydroxylating dioxygenase subunit beta, protein MDERLLKNIIRQEISSFYADYCQALDSSDVTRWPDFFFDDCEYRLTTRENLNDDLELAFIRCIGKSMLRDRAEGLKNAVFYRERLQRRLVSGIQVDFVKADLTRFECKTTLALIESYDGQPSSLLVCGETQDSIVVDHGEYRFQKRMCIIDSDTIPDSLVYPL, encoded by the coding sequence ATGGATGAACGATTGCTAAAAAATATCATTCGACAAGAGATTTCGTCTTTTTATGCAGACTATTGTCAAGCGTTGGATAGTAGTGATGTTACCCGGTGGCCTGACTTTTTCTTCGACGATTGTGAATACCGTTTAACAACTCGTGAAAATCTGAATGATGACCTCGAACTGGCATTTATACGTTGTATTGGTAAATCGATGTTACGCGATCGAGCCGAAGGGTTAAAAAATGCGGTGTTTTATCGTGAGAGACTACAGCGAAGACTTGTAAGTGGTATCCAGGTGGATTTTGTAAAAGCCGATTTAACCCGGTTCGAATGTAAGACCACCCTGGCGCTCATCGAAAGCTATGATGGTCAGCCATCTTCGTTGCTTGTTTGCGGAGAAACTCAAGATTCGATTGTAGTCGATCATGGCGAATACAGATTTCAAAAAAGAATGTGCATTATCGATTCGGACACCATACCGGATTCCCTGGTTTACCCTCTATAG
- a CDS encoding flavin-containing monooxygenase — translation MKAKISDHPMKKVAVIGAGLSGLVTIKELIEESHSVVCFEQEDDIGGAFYNKESKGGIYNEMHLTVSNYFMSFSSHLPEDLKRRFWTASEYLEYLHSFVEKFALKKFIRFKTEVVNITQVDEETWKVFYKDQSGDLQSEYFDSIAICSGKFRNPNVPNIQGLESFKGRIHHSFNYKTPEQFEGKKVVCIGIGESGSDIVHQISKVADAAHLVVNRPKSIISRIIFGDTGDSRTTRAAHYSFLVNQSIFEASLKKRVMARGIRHYQNKNQGQLSAIWMWKYLVKFGLHGEFTNKNDVFFQDIDFERLKLHMFGIDHVVEDGVVLNDGSKIECTDIMLSTGYKTQFDVIDHPAANEVADNVRNNYCHMIHPDLRESLVWIGFVRPDVGGVPTIAELQARYYASLLSKRRELPADDVLREKVKTMKAKEEFYFSLEPDKSENVRYLKFTTYLAGLIGAEAKWYKLILNPRLFFNFYHGSMVAAQFRLQGHGKNYKAAKDFINKKVGVTRAPLSHLAFFIPLGTVLSAVAPVFRRIVKMLNIEDVDFNMKNDFLSIEDIIRYQWPGGKSISHLNSSTPLKQIFTKDYEWEGFRYFLRERYAVDPRITVNSTITIGDLDRMLQTDTEVEPA, via the coding sequence GTGAAAGCAAAAATATCTGATCATCCAATGAAAAAGGTGGCAGTAATCGGCGCCGGATTATCAGGCTTGGTGACGATCAAAGAACTAATCGAAGAAAGTCATTCTGTCGTTTGCTTTGAGCAGGAGGATGATATTGGCGGTGCTTTTTATAATAAAGAATCGAAAGGTGGGATATATAACGAAATGCATCTTACCGTTTCCAATTATTTTATGTCCTTTTCTTCGCATCTTCCAGAAGATTTAAAACGCCGTTTTTGGACTGCGTCGGAGTATCTGGAGTATTTGCACAGTTTTGTTGAAAAATTTGCACTGAAGAAGTTTATCCGTTTTAAAACTGAGGTGGTGAATATCACTCAAGTTGATGAAGAAACCTGGAAGGTGTTTTATAAAGATCAAAGCGGGGATTTGCAATCGGAGTACTTTGACTCTATCGCTATATGCAGCGGAAAATTCCGCAACCCGAATGTGCCGAATATACAAGGCCTGGAGAGTTTTAAAGGAAGAATTCATCACAGTTTTAATTACAAAACACCAGAGCAGTTTGAAGGCAAAAAGGTGGTGTGTATTGGTATTGGAGAATCCGGTTCGGATATCGTTCACCAGATATCAAAAGTAGCAGATGCAGCGCATCTGGTGGTGAATCGGCCAAAAAGCATTATTTCACGTATTATTTTTGGTGATACGGGGGATTCCAGAACCACTCGCGCTGCACATTACTCGTTTTTGGTGAATCAATCTATTTTTGAGGCATCATTGAAAAAACGCGTTATGGCGAGAGGAATTCGTCATTACCAAAATAAAAATCAGGGTCAGTTAAGTGCAATCTGGATGTGGAAGTATCTGGTTAAATTTGGTTTGCATGGTGAGTTTACCAACAAAAACGATGTGTTTTTCCAGGATATCGACTTCGAACGACTCAAGCTGCATATGTTCGGCATTGATCATGTGGTTGAAGATGGTGTGGTATTGAATGATGGATCAAAAATCGAATGTACAGATATTATGCTGTCCACTGGCTACAAAACCCAGTTTGATGTGATTGATCACCCTGCAGCGAATGAGGTTGCGGACAATGTGCGTAATAACTATTGTCATATGATTCACCCGGATTTGCGGGAGTCCCTGGTGTGGATCGGTTTTGTTCGCCCTGATGTCGGAGGTGTGCCGACAATCGCTGAATTACAGGCGAGATATTATGCTTCTTTATTATCCAAACGCCGTGAGTTACCTGCCGACGATGTCTTGCGAGAAAAAGTTAAAACTATGAAAGCTAAAGAGGAGTTCTATTTTTCTCTGGAGCCTGATAAATCAGAAAATGTTCGTTATTTGAAGTTTACTACCTACTTAGCCGGGCTGATTGGAGCGGAAGCTAAGTGGTATAAGCTAATCCTTAATCCTCGTTTATTCTTTAATTTTTATCATGGCAGTATGGTTGCTGCACAATTCAGGCTGCAGGGGCATGGTAAAAACTATAAGGCTGCAAAAGACTTTATTAATAAAAAGGTCGGGGTTACCCGAGCGCCACTTTCTCACTTGGCTTTCTTTATCCCACTTGGAACTGTATTGAGTGCGGTTGCACCGGTGTTTCGTCGGATAGTGAAAATGCTAAATATTGAGGATGTGGATTTCAATATGAAAAATGACTTTCTGTCGATAGAAGATATTATTCGATATCAATGGCCCGGAGGGAAAAGTATCTCTCATTTAAACTCCTCTACACCATTAAAACAGATTTTCACCAAAGACTATGAATGGGAAGGGTTCCGCTATTTCCTTCGAGAGCGATATGCCGTTGATCCAAGAATAACCGTCAACTCGACGATTACTATTGGAGATCTAGACCGAATGCTTCAGACCGATACCGAAGTCGAGCCGGCTTAA
- a CDS encoding DMT family transporter, translating into MIRGLLKENIKAVYTLLSLLAVGTLLSLSVSLSKFAYLDGIDPIAFLFVSSTIAGCILQIVSLSMGYRFFPSRIAYEYALVTGIVFALTNVMSFLVVNRVGVGYLSILLTFPISITWFLSIFMGLAALRVKQLLGTMLCIAGGVLLSLSTNQIAPQSYPWSYIALLIPIVISVGNIYRSCRWPDGIHAIQLASVMLLSSSALIWGVQYTLSSSWEADIIGVFAQPKWLIGEVIVYIFMYYLFFVVQRLSGPVYISLIGVIASMTGALISVTFLSETISVGMMAAILVIILGLAVFGIMPQKPQLQEIEGQT; encoded by the coding sequence TTGATACGTGGTTTATTGAAAGAAAATATAAAAGCGGTGTATACACTTTTATCTTTACTTGCTGTGGGAACGCTGTTGTCGTTATCGGTATCCCTGAGCAAGTTTGCCTATTTAGACGGTATTGACCCGATTGCGTTTCTGTTTGTGTCATCAACGATTGCCGGCTGCATTCTGCAAATTGTTTCCCTGTCGATGGGATACCGCTTTTTCCCCAGCCGTATTGCCTACGAATACGCTTTGGTAACAGGAATTGTTTTTGCGTTGACGAACGTGATGTCTTTTTTGGTGGTGAATCGGGTTGGTGTGGGCTATTTGTCAATATTGTTAACCTTCCCAATATCGATCACCTGGTTTTTATCCATATTTATGGGCCTGGCGGCGCTTAGGGTAAAACAATTACTGGGAACCATGTTGTGTATCGCTGGTGGTGTACTGCTTTCGTTATCAACCAATCAAATTGCACCGCAGTCTTATCCTTGGAGCTATATTGCCTTATTGATTCCAATAGTTATTTCGGTCGGGAATATTTATCGATCCTGTCGTTGGCCTGATGGTATTCATGCTATTCAACTGGCATCTGTGATGCTTCTTTCATCCAGTGCATTAATATGGGGAGTTCAGTATACCCTGTCCAGTTCCTGGGAGGCGGATATTATCGGGGTTTTTGCCCAACCAAAGTGGTTGATAGGGGAAGTGATTGTTTACATTTTTATGTACTATTTGTTTTTTGTGGTACAGCGGCTTTCCGGCCCGGTATATATCAGCCTGATTGGTGTCATTGCTTCGATGACGGGTGCGTTAATTTCAGTGACATTTTTAAGTGAAACTATCTCTGTCGGTATGATGGCTGCGATTCTTGTCATTATTCTCGGCCTTGCCGTGTTTGGCATTATGCCCCAAAAGCCCCAGTTACAGGAAATAGAAGGCCAGACATAA